The Deltaproteobacteria bacterium genome includes a window with the following:
- a CDS encoding carbonate dehydratase: MHDLQKLFANNRAWAEKTRAQQPDFFDRLSHQQSPQYLWIGCSDSRLPPNEITGLLPGELFVHRNVANVVVHTDFNCLSVLEYAVVVLKIKHVIVCGHYGCGGVQAALRNSEMGLIDNWLRHIRDVYYKHESRLAHITEESQRWAKLCELNVIEQVNNVSNTTVVHNAWRRGQDLTLHGWIYSLHDGLLRDLHVSSSNLQEASTTYEAAVSAL, translated from the coding sequence AACTCGTGCCCAGCAACCAGATTTTTTCGATAGACTCTCTCACCAGCAATCACCGCAGTATCTGTGGATTGGCTGCTCAGACAGTCGTCTTCCCCCCAATGAAATTACTGGCTTGCTTCCCGGTGAGCTTTTTGTTCATCGCAATGTCGCTAACGTCGTGGTGCATACCGATTTCAATTGTCTGTCGGTCTTGGAGTATGCAGTCGTCGTACTGAAGATCAAGCACGTGATCGTCTGCGGCCACTATGGCTGTGGCGGTGTACAAGCAGCGTTGCGTAATTCCGAAATGGGCCTCATCGATAATTGGCTACGCCACATTCGCGATGTCTATTACAAACACGAATCTCGCCTGGCGCACATCACTGAGGAATCACAACGCTGGGCGAAATTGTGCGAACTCAACGTGATCGAGCAGGTCAACAATGTCAGCAATACCACTGTCGTGCACAATGCCTGGAGACGTGGACAAGATCTCACGTTGCATGGGTGGATCTATAGTCTCCACGATGGCTTGTTGCGTGACCTCCATGTTAGTAGCAGTAATTTGCAAGAAGCCTCGACGACATACGAAGCGGCAGTCTCAGCGTTGTAG
- a CDS encoding metallophosphoesterase family protein: protein MKIGLVSDIHADATALRRALEDMPSIDALLCPGDAVSEYRFCAETVEILQQAKVLCIQGNHEVVLFGGRNPAYLKKCKDTFPAEALDFLASAPLSRDLTFNDTKVLLVHASPWEPYDEYIYPGSTRLSRFSTLAQDFVCFGHTHVPFVHREGSVTVVNPGSVSQPRDQDRRGAYAVIDTYLNEATIHRFSLE, encoded by the coding sequence ATGAAAATTGGTCTTGTCTCTGATATTCATGCCGACGCCACCGCGCTGCGTCGCGCACTGGAAGATATGCCTTCGATCGACGCATTATTATGCCCAGGCGATGCCGTGAGCGAGTATCGCTTCTGCGCAGAGACGGTGGAGATTCTCCAACAGGCCAAGGTGCTCTGTATTCAGGGCAATCATGAAGTCGTCCTGTTTGGTGGTCGCAATCCGGCCTATCTGAAAAAGTGCAAGGATACGTTCCCAGCCGAAGCGCTCGATTTTCTTGCCTCGGCACCGCTCTCGCGCGATCTCACCTTTAATGACACGAAAGTCCTGCTGGTGCACGCCAGTCCGTGGGAGCCATACGATGAGTACATCTATCCTGGCAGCACGAGGCTCAGTCGTTTCTCCACATTAGCGCAAGACTTTGTCTGCTTCGGTCACACCCACGTGCCCTTTGTCCATCGCGAAGGCTCAGTCACGGTGGTGAACCCAGGATCAGTCTCACAGCCGCGCGACCAAGACCGTCGTGGCGCATACGCGGTCATCGATACGTATCTGAACGAAGCGACTATTCATCGCTTTTCCTTGGAGTAG